The following proteins are encoded in a genomic region of Leptospiraceae bacterium:
- a CDS encoding TerB family tellurite resistance protein: MAFFGVLMTVLADKDLRKGAAKALQTGANFIADVFDDDGDGNIESDDFNEAVELQKHFVSIMALLSGIDGTISDEEEAQTYEIIEDLFLDSEDEDAFFTQELLESVGVKKRDLINQLMKVFEKPYGLPEIINIAKKYELESTMYIYACILAYSDKEVNQKEREFLDLLSEKLDLNRIEKKKIEKETFV, from the coding sequence ATGGCATTTTTTGGAGTATTAATGACAGTTTTAGCAGATAAGGATTTAAGAAAAGGTGCAGCAAAAGCGTTACAAACGGGAGCAAACTTTATCGCTGACGTATTTGACGATGATGGCGATGGAAATATTGAGAGCGATGATTTCAATGAAGCCGTAGAATTGCAAAAGCATTTTGTTAGTATCATGGCATTGTTGTCTGGTATAGATGGAACAATCTCCGATGAAGAAGAAGCTCAAACTTATGAGATCATTGAAGATTTGTTTTTGGATTCTGAAGATGAAGATGCATTTTTTACACAAGAATTATTAGAATCGGTAGGTGTAAAAAAAAGGGATTTAATTAATCAGTTGATGAAAGTCTTTGAAAAGCCATATGGCTTACCAGAAATAATTAACATTGCAAAAAAATATGAGTTAGAATCAACTATGTATATCTATGCTTGTATTCTTGCATATTCTGATAAAGAAGTTAACCAGAAAGAGCGAGAATTTCTCGATCTTCTTTCAGAAAAACTTGATTTGAATAGAATTGAAAAAAAGAAAATAGAAAAGGAAACTTTTGTGTAA
- a CDS encoding CZB domain-containing protein, whose amino-acid sequence MDFDKAIAAHVGWKAKLRSYITHADKSLNPSVIEKDNLCTLGKWIYSEGLKYQANDFYIELVQDHAKFHKCAADIVRHIDAGNKKEAEAMIGANSEYSEISMDVVTKIRKLRGEIEK is encoded by the coding sequence ATGGACTTTGATAAAGCAATCGCCGCCCATGTCGGATGGAAAGCAAAACTAAGAAGCTATATTACGCATGCAGACAAATCACTCAATCCAAGTGTCATAGAAAAAGACAATCTATGCACACTTGGAAAATGGATTTACAGTGAAGGCTTAAAATACCAAGCCAATGATTTTTATATCGAGCTTGTCCAAGACCATGCAAAATTTCATAAATGCGCGGCGGACATTGTAAGGCATATTGATGCAGGCAATAAAAAAGAAGCAGAAGCTATGATTGGTGCAAATAGCGAATACTCAGAGATTTCGATGGATGTAGTGACAAAGATTCGAAAATTGCGCGGTGAAATAGAAAAATAG
- a CDS encoding nucleotidyltransferase domain-containing protein, producing the protein MELISEKKIQEIVNKISKHYFPEKIILFGSYAKGNPELSSDLDLFIIKDSALPRYKRSIEVRRLLFGSMIPIDLLIYTPKEIENQKDRKYSFVREVLNTGRVVYER; encoded by the coding sequence ATGGAATTGATATCAGAAAAAAAAATACAGGAGATTGTTAATAAAATTTCCAAACATTACTTTCCTGAAAAAATCATTCTCTTTGGTTCTTATGCAAAGGGAAATCCAGAATTAAGTAGTGATTTAGATTTATTTATAATTAAAGACTCAGCTTTACCCAGATACAAGCGAAGTATAGAAGTTAGGCGTTTACTTTTTGGTTCCATGATTCCGATAGACTTGTTAATATATACACCCAAAGAAATTGAAAACCAAAAAGATAGAAAGTATTCTTTTGTTCGTGAAGTCTTAAATACCGGTAGGGTAGTTTATGAACGATAG
- a CDS encoding SpoIIE family protein phosphatase, whose amino-acid sequence MMKYLLLFLFFLTNLVADNLHIDLTENCDLPPCKPRSWYMIDSFDPSYLQLTEPDKTWKEVTQFPIWMNKHFPKEGSLSTYTLVTYFDIPDEILNHPEQAGIRFGEIGEVFEIYLNGHLIAKEGEVSENKVSFHRTVRGKVWQVPKSYMQAKNNYLLVKLSGNPKFDHTGFYLTKHYDFGLADALKYDEQDRISLMLVGIYAVVGLYHLFLFFRRREEKYNFYYGAFAFIVSLYIYTRSSVIFENNWDTAIIQKFEFAILYPGVTFLIESLSALFNNKPNRWSKYYAYFSYTICVLTLLSPEMYMAEHILRLWQISVLTCVLPLILYTFYQAISKKASNAKILLTGFIFFMAASIYDILESLFFNTGIAFVKYTFMMYILGFAGVLANHFLSIHNEIEELNENLEKKVEDRTKALSTSLGEIQKLKDQQDGDYFLTSLLLQPLGANQAKAAEVKVEFLIKQKKRFKFKQWESEIGGDLCRSQTIHFKGKPMTVFLNADAMGKSMQGAGGALVAGAVFNSIIERTMLSPTVQNQYPERWLKNSFVEMHKVFESFDGSMLISVVMGILDNSSGLLYFINAEHPYTVLFRDGKTSFIGNDKVYRKLGSGMVDNFVSIQTFQMHDGDVIINGSDGRDDLMITDNTEHTKALNYDEKIFLSIVLNAKGEINEIYKQLQLTGEFTDDLSLLRIEFTSPHLAFEAYEDQEMPDIEIAFDRINDETRDALEEQLHEYYNDTTQNLRALKFIIVGFIRLKQFHKAIALAHEYLDLIPSDTTMIYYLAYAYRKDKSYNEAIEQGERVRLRNPLHFKNLINLVRSYASFGNLIRAKEILNSAAGLEPDNIKVLRLRMQIEKVMEKKRKG is encoded by the coding sequence ATGATGAAATACTTATTACTATTCTTATTTTTTCTAACCAATCTCGTCGCAGATAACTTACATATTGACCTCACGGAAAATTGTGATTTGCCCCCGTGCAAGCCTAGAAGCTGGTATATGATTGATTCTTTTGATCCTTCCTATTTACAATTGACAGAGCCAGACAAGACTTGGAAAGAAGTAACTCAATTTCCTATTTGGATGAATAAGCATTTTCCAAAAGAAGGTAGCCTTTCTACTTATACCTTAGTTACTTACTTTGATATTCCAGATGAAATTTTAAATCACCCCGAACAAGCAGGAATTCGTTTTGGGGAAATAGGCGAAGTATTTGAAATTTATTTAAACGGACATCTAATCGCCAAAGAAGGCGAAGTATCGGAAAACAAAGTATCATTTCATAGAACCGTGCGCGGCAAAGTATGGCAAGTCCCAAAGAGTTATATGCAGGCTAAGAACAATTATCTGCTTGTGAAGTTATCGGGAAATCCCAAGTTTGATCACACCGGTTTTTATCTTACCAAGCATTATGACTTTGGGTTAGCTGATGCACTAAAATACGATGAGCAAGATAGAATCTCTCTTATGCTCGTAGGTATATACGCAGTAGTCGGGCTTTATCATTTGTTTTTATTTTTTAGAAGAAGAGAAGAGAAATATAATTTTTATTACGGTGCATTTGCTTTTATTGTAAGCTTATATATTTACACACGAAGCTCTGTTATCTTTGAAAACAATTGGGATACAGCGATTATCCAGAAATTTGAATTTGCAATTCTTTATCCGGGAGTCACATTTTTAATTGAATCTTTAAGTGCTCTCTTTAATAACAAACCAAATAGATGGTCTAAGTATTACGCCTACTTCTCCTATACCATTTGTGTTCTGACTTTACTCAGCCCTGAAATGTATATGGCGGAACATATTCTACGTCTCTGGCAAATATCAGTCTTAACTTGCGTGCTCCCACTTATACTCTATACTTTTTATCAGGCGATTTCCAAAAAAGCAAGCAACGCAAAAATACTATTAACCGGATTTATTTTTTTCATGGCGGCATCTATTTACGATATACTTGAATCTCTCTTTTTTAATACAGGGATTGCATTTGTAAAATATACTTTTATGATGTATATCTTAGGCTTTGCGGGAGTGCTAGCCAATCACTTCCTTTCGATTCACAATGAAATTGAAGAATTAAATGAAAATCTAGAAAAAAAAGTAGAAGATAGAACGAAAGCCTTATCCACTAGCCTCGGTGAAATCCAAAAACTAAAAGACCAACAGGACGGAGATTATTTCTTAACCTCTCTACTTCTACAACCTCTAGGGGCTAATCAAGCGAAGGCGGCAGAAGTAAAAGTAGAATTTCTAATTAAACAAAAGAAGAGATTTAAATTCAAGCAATGGGAATCAGAAATAGGCGGTGATCTCTGTCGCTCTCAAACAATTCATTTCAAAGGCAAGCCGATGACTGTGTTTTTAAATGCAGATGCAATGGGTAAATCCATGCAGGGTGCCGGTGGTGCGTTAGTCGCCGGAGCAGTGTTTAATTCTATCATAGAGAGAACCATGCTTAGCCCCACTGTCCAAAATCAATATCCGGAAAGATGGTTAAAGAACTCATTTGTAGAAATGCATAAAGTATTTGAAAGCTTTGACGGAAGTATGTTGATTTCTGTGGTAATGGGAATTTTAGACAATAGTTCTGGACTTTTGTATTTCATCAACGCAGAGCATCCCTATACTGTCCTATTTCGCGATGGAAAGACTTCCTTCATTGGAAATGATAAGGTGTATCGCAAATTAGGATCGGGTATGGTAGATAATTTTGTTTCCATTCAAACCTTTCAAATGCACGATGGAGACGTAATTATAAATGGCTCAGATGGAAGAGATGACCTTATGATTACGGATAATACCGAGCATACGAAAGCACTCAATTATGATGAAAAGATTTTTCTTTCCATCGTTCTAAATGCTAAAGGAGAGATAAACGAAATCTATAAACAATTACAATTGACGGGAGAGTTTACGGATGATTTGTCTCTACTTAGAATAGAATTTACAAGTCCTCATCTTGCCTTCGAAGCCTACGAAGATCAGGAGATGCCTGATATAGAAATTGCATTTGATAGAATCAACGATGAAACCCGTGATGCATTAGAAGAGCAACTCCATGAATACTACAACGACACAACTCAAAATCTACGAGCCCTCAAGTTTATCATCGTTGGCTTCATTCGTCTAAAACAATTTCATAAAGCAATTGCACTTGCACATGAATACTTAGACTTAATTCCGTCCGACACAACTATGATATACTACTTAGCCTACGCTTATCGTAAAGACAAAAGTTACAACGAAGCAATCGAACAAGGCGAGCGGGTAAGACTACGTAACCCACTCCACTTCAAAAACCTAATCAACCTGGTTCGTAGCTATGCATCCTTTGGCAATCTCATCCGAGCAAAAGAGATATTAAACTCCGCTGCCGGTCTTGAGCCAGATAATATAAAAGTATTACGCCTCAGAATGCAAATTGAAAAAGTTATGGAGAAGAAGAGGAAGGGGTAG
- a CDS encoding HEPN domain-containing protein, translated as MNDSEIQSWIEKANHDIGTAELTFHHKPEYYDTICFHCQQAVEKYLKAYLVHLNLEFKPKHSLVYLLDLISQQDQFSLDYYEKASKLESYAVDIRYPDSNDEIPTIEELKEAIGIVNDFQKAIIEKLSKIL; from the coding sequence ATGAACGATAGCGAAATTCAATCATGGATAGAAAAAGCCAATCATGACATTGGCACAGCGGAACTAACTTTTCACCATAAGCCTGAATACTATGATACAATATGTTTTCATTGTCAGCAAGCCGTTGAAAAATACTTGAAAGCATATTTGGTTCATTTGAATTTGGAGTTTAAACCGAAACATAGCTTGGTCTATCTTTTGGATTTAATTAGTCAGCAAGATCAGTTTTCATTAGATTATTATGAAAAGGCTTCAAAATTAGAAAGCTATGCGGTAGATATCCGTTATCCTGATAGTAATGATGAGATTCCAACTATTGAAGAACTAAAGGAAGCAATTGGAATAGTAAATGATTTTCAAAAAGCTATCATTGAAAAGCTAAGCAAGATTTTATAG
- a CDS encoding HEAT repeat domain-containing protein, protein MTTKYIFLVLLAFISYCKGPDKPDSLPVIKEEPMKTKEELSQNLKSPNFYERSQALVEIAKTKDKSFLPEIRILLKKDPNPAVKGSAALALGDFGDTVSTPDIVNLFKDKDISTDTVLDALTRMKDPTAVNSIIPYLDSNDHSYRLLAVDALSQIGSTSGGDKIISMASSNKDFEKAKTYAMVIGKLKLTKGESVLLQLADTAEPSPTLAATYLALGRIKSKKSIPVLAKAIGKDFEKGRENSILSLKEIGDPSANPYLIDYIKNKNKDIQFAAADAMSALYDSKTAESVAKFLETSDKSLFAPSAYILGRYKHEPSRKKLEALAIDKSNPDREILAESLGWLQNKESIPALIEILKEKSGEGRYGAAWSLGMLNAEEAVDLLQEAANSSDNKLSRIAIESLGQIHSPKSLGFLAAKVESNKELSSVLLSSIASIPTEEAAKTLDKFALSTESIIQKAALQAILQRKDKANIPTLIKVIETNQNSETISSASLALKAITGENFSSKNEWLNWYTKKR, encoded by the coding sequence ATGACAACAAAATATATTTTTCTCGTTCTTTTAGCTTTCATTTCCTATTGCAAAGGTCCGGATAAGCCGGATAGCCTTCCCGTCATCAAAGAGGAGCCTATGAAGACAAAAGAAGAACTCTCACAGAATCTAAAGTCTCCGAATTTCTATGAGAGATCACAGGCGTTAGTCGAAATAGCAAAGACAAAAGACAAAAGCTTTCTTCCTGAAATTCGCATTCTCTTAAAGAAAGACCCAAATCCAGCAGTAAAAGGAAGCGCGGCGTTAGCACTTGGAGATTTTGGGGATACAGTCTCTACTCCCGATATAGTAAATCTATTCAAAGACAAAGACATTTCCACTGATACAGTCCTAGATGCACTGACAAGAATGAAAGACCCTACAGCGGTTAATTCCATTATTCCTTATTTAGATTCAAACGACCACAGCTACAGACTATTAGCCGTAGACGCACTTTCCCAGATTGGCTCTACTTCCGGTGGCGATAAGATTATTTCTATGGCGAGTTCCAATAAAGACTTCGAGAAAGCAAAGACCTATGCCATGGTAATTGGAAAATTAAAACTCACAAAGGGAGAAAGCGTATTATTGCAATTAGCCGATACAGCCGAGCCTTCCCCTACTCTTGCCGCTACCTATCTTGCCTTAGGCAGAATTAAAAGTAAAAAATCAATTCCTGTTTTAGCAAAAGCAATCGGCAAAGACTTTGAGAAAGGAAGAGAAAATTCCATTCTCTCCCTAAAAGAAATCGGTGATCCTTCTGCGAACCCGTATTTAATTGATTATATTAAGAATAAAAATAAAGATATCCAATTTGCAGCAGCAGATGCAATGTCTGCTTTATACGATTCAAAAACAGCAGAATCAGTCGCAAAGTTTTTAGAAACAAGCGACAAATCTCTATTTGCTCCTTCTGCCTATATACTCGGAAGATACAAACACGAACCTTCCCGTAAAAAACTAGAAGCATTAGCAATCGACAAATCGAATCCAGATAGAGAAATTTTAGCCGAGTCTCTTGGCTGGCTTCAAAACAAAGAAAGCATTCCTGCATTAATAGAAATTCTAAAGGAGAAAAGCGGCGAAGGACGATATGGTGCAGCCTGGTCACTTGGAATGTTAAATGCAGAAGAAGCAGTTGATCTATTACAAGAAGCGGCTAATAGCAGTGACAATAAACTTTCTCGCATTGCAATTGAAAGTCTAGGACAAATTCATTCTCCTAAGAGTTTAGGATTTCTAGCTGCTAAGGTAGAATCGAATAAAGAGCTATCCTCTGTATTGCTAAGCTCGATTGCATCTATTCCTACAGAAGAAGCAGCTAAGACCTTAGACAAATTCGCATTATCCACTGAAAGCATTATTCAAAAAGCAGCCCTGCAAGCAATCCTACAAAGAAAGGATAAGGCAAATATTCCTACACTTATAAAAGTAATCGAAACCAACCAGAATTCAGAGACGATAAGTTCTGCCAGTCTCGCATTAAAAGCAATTACAGGGGAAAATTTCTCTAGCAAAAATGAGTGGCTAAATTGGTATACCAAAAAGAGGTAA
- a CDS encoding PD-(D/E)XK nuclease family protein: MQELIKKATIIIENKIYGAVDQEKQIDRYIQNEINYRYKIDQIYVLYLTRYGGYPSNYSLSNDNRNLLKNRFKEVNFQKDILGWLNSLREKILPSIKSDKQYY; the protein is encoded by the coding sequence ATGCAAGAATTGATTAAAAAAGCTACGATTATCATTGAAAATAAAATATACGGAGCTGTTGACCAAGAAAAGCAAATAGATAGATATATTCAGAATGAGATTAATTATAGATATAAAATTGATCAGATATATGTATTATATCTAACTAGATATGGAGGTTATCCTTCTAATTATAGTTTATCAAACGACAATAGAAATCTCTTAAAGAATAGGTTTAAAGAAGTTAATTTTCAAAAAGATATTTTAGGTTGGTTGAATTCCTTGAGAGAAAAAATACTACCAAGTATTAAAAGTGATAAACAGTATTATTAG
- a CDS encoding methyl-accepting chemotaxis protein produces the protein MMTDILLQNKSSIKRTLIVSFIIINALTILFAGFTIYQMTSMHDKTVKAANELLPAVIEISFLNGNISDYRLTEFSHIATDSDKEMRSEEAKLEAIKTKIEKNFSVIDEIVKNEEALTLYRQFKTQWKEYQRENFEIMSLSRKKLLKESAEKIKGASLTKFNLAKDTLNKLNELTNTVAKDASSSSNVEFASTLSVITFATLIITGIILFLSFSTIRNIVNPLQTAMNVVSKLSEGDFTVEIDINKNDELGKMLLSIHDMVDHLSASILQIRRLSLEIGKSSSELGNVSANLNNSSQDMASSSEQSSAAIEELTSSLDNVASSIGIQARNMQEIDSNIKSMNTSIFEIKSAADKLSQISNDSAKKATSGEAIANDTILAMDKIKESSSKITEIIKLISEISSQTNLLALNAAIEAARAGEAGKGFAVVADSITKLADRTVSGVKQIQTLIYSTEKAITDGYNKVGEVAGILKGIIGSVNNINNSVSGVIVAVNKQVENAKRIAANAEKVTSLSREIETASIEQKNGVAEINQSILSVSATAQTVSAESSNLRELSDAFTSKTNALEKSVDFFKIRG, from the coding sequence ATGATGACCGACATACTATTACAAAATAAATCCAGCATTAAAAGAACTCTCATTGTTTCTTTCATAATCATAAACGCACTTACCATTTTATTTGCAGGATTTACCATTTACCAAATGACTAGTATGCACGATAAAACGGTCAAAGCGGCTAATGAACTATTGCCGGCTGTGATAGAGATTAGTTTTTTAAATGGAAATATTTCTGATTATAGACTTACCGAGTTTTCGCATATCGCAACTGATTCCGACAAAGAAATGCGATCAGAAGAAGCAAAATTGGAAGCAATTAAAACTAAGATTGAAAAGAATTTCTCTGTCATAGATGAAATTGTAAAAAATGAAGAGGCTCTCACTCTCTACAGACAATTTAAGACTCAGTGGAAAGAATACCAAAGAGAAAATTTCGAAATCATGTCTCTCTCTCGCAAGAAACTTTTAAAAGAATCTGCAGAGAAAATAAAAGGTGCTTCTCTTACAAAATTCAATCTAGCAAAGGACACCTTAAACAAACTAAATGAATTAACGAATACCGTCGCAAAAGATGCAAGCTCTTCAAGTAACGTCGAGTTTGCCTCTACTCTTTCTGTTATCACATTCGCGACTCTCATTATCACAGGAATCATTTTATTCTTAAGCTTTTCTACAATACGAAATATTGTAAATCCACTCCAAACTGCTATGAACGTAGTATCAAAATTATCCGAAGGAGATTTTACAGTTGAAATAGACATCAATAAAAACGATGAGCTTGGTAAAATGCTTTTAAGTATTCATGATATGGTAGATCATCTAAGCGCTTCTATCTTGCAAATTCGCAGACTCTCTTTAGAAATTGGAAAGTCTTCCTCTGAACTCGGTAATGTGTCAGCTAATCTAAATAATTCGTCGCAGGATATGGCATCTTCTTCTGAGCAGTCTTCAGCGGCTATTGAAGAGTTAACCTCTTCTCTTGACAATGTAGCAAGTAGCATTGGAATTCAAGCTCGTAATATGCAAGAGATAGATTCCAATATTAAATCCATGAACACTTCTATTTTCGAGATTAAAAGTGCAGCCGATAAACTTTCTCAAATTTCAAATGATTCCGCCAAGAAAGCAACGAGTGGAGAGGCAATCGCAAACGATACAATCCTAGCCATGGACAAGATCAAAGAGAGTTCTTCCAAAATCACAGAAATCATTAAACTCATTTCCGAAATTTCGTCTCAGACAAACCTACTCGCCTTAAACGCAGCCATCGAAGCCGCAAGAGCTGGAGAAGCAGGAAAAGGTTTCGCAGTAGTAGCCGATAGCATTACAAAGCTCGCAGACAGAACAGTCTCTGGAGTAAAACAAATCCAGACTCTCATCTACTCTACAGAAAAAGCAATCACAGATGGCTATAACAAAGTAGGAGAAGTAGCCGGTATTCTAAAAGGAATTATCGGTAGCGTGAATAATATCAATAATTCGGTGAGTGGCGTAATTGTAGCTGTAAACAAGCAAGTAGAAAATGCAAAACGGATTGCGGCTAACGCTGAAAAAGTCACTAGCCTTTCTAGAGAAATTGAAACTGCTTCTATCGAGCAGAAGAATGGCGTTGCAGAGATCAACCAGAGCATCCTAAGTGTATCCGCTACTGCTCAAACTGTATCGGCAGAATCTTCTAATCTACGTGAACTCTCTGATGCATTTACAAGTAAAACCAATGCCTTAGAGAAGAGTGTAGACTTCTTTAAAATTCGCGGATAA
- a CDS encoding restriction endonuclease — protein MINYSSHIAKYEDLITSYNETRAGFISIALEKNRRATPYIEEARVLQNRIKTLLKPEQLISLSEIKNGLIAASGISDKAAVHLGEEGCKTAIQEFIKNFLIPAGDKFKEELIFRFLLTKGDSLGGSMRNVVGALAQKKLCLSIVSSLRLTGINFHVLNDSAKKWISSKDITDDVEIENAKGLSWKTTKGIRTLYFNVTVPIVKNNIDIILLKTPFEQTLKEAISIPENYLALGELKGGIDPAGADEHWKTAKTAIDRISSAFKKNNCKPHIFYIGAAIENKMASEIYANLKTKYISNAANLTNPDHIVSLVEWLIGI, from the coding sequence ATGATAAATTACTCTAGTCACATCGCAAAGTATGAAGACTTAATTACTTCGTATAATGAAACTCGTGCGGGTTTTATTTCAATAGCATTAGAAAAAAATAGAAGAGCAACTCCATATATTGAAGAAGCAAGAGTTTTACAAAATCGCATTAAAACTTTGTTGAAACCAGAACAGTTAATTTCTTTATCTGAAATAAAAAATGGTTTAATCGCAGCTTCAGGCATATCGGATAAAGCCGCTGTTCATCTTGGCGAAGAAGGATGCAAAACCGCTATTCAGGAGTTCATTAAAAATTTCTTAATACCGGCTGGCGATAAGTTCAAAGAAGAATTAATTTTTCGCTTTTTGCTTACCAAAGGTGATTCTCTCGGTGGCTCAATGCGAAATGTTGTTGGAGCTTTAGCACAAAAAAAATTATGCCTTTCCATTGTATCTTCATTGCGATTAACCGGCATAAACTTCCATGTATTGAATGATAGTGCTAAAAAATGGATTTCTTCAAAAGATATAACAGACGATGTTGAAATTGAAAATGCAAAAGGATTATCTTGGAAGACAACAAAAGGAATAAGAACTCTGTATTTTAATGTTACCGTTCCAATAGTGAAAAATAACATTGATATAATACTTCTTAAAACACCCTTTGAGCAAACTCTTAAAGAAGCAATTAGCATTCCTGAAAACTATTTAGCGTTAGGTGAATTGAAAGGTGGAATAGATCCTGCTGGAGCTGATGAACATTGGAAAACGGCTAAGACAGCAATTGATCGAATCAGTAGTGCATTTAAGAAAAATAATTGTAAGCCGCATATTTTTTATATTGGAGCAGCCATAGAAAACAAGATGGCATCAGAAATATATGCTAATTTAAAAACGAAATACATAAGCAATGCAGCTAATCTTACGAATCCGGATCATATAGTATCTTTAGTGGAGTGGTTAATAGGTATTTGA
- a CDS encoding tyrosine-type recombinase/integrase, producing the protein MVSLIELLRSKYPKWFPVYLRNTELTKFLNENREEIEWENFRELRDFYAKHAQTRKFIFSQWEVENKQLLDHKEQLKKANREFPQEREFRDLLAIRQYSRKTIKAYTMAIRSVNEYMKATEKILISQASKEQLHKYFMHLTEERKVSVSTVRIARFAIEYYRSEVVCEPVTLDFAYGLRKKEHLPTIFSKWEIAKILNATNNLKHKLVLSLLYSAGLRLNEVIHLKVKDIDLQRKTIFVREGKGGKDRISVLSEKLISDLSVFMDNRLDKDILFPSNQKSDSGKEKPLSARTVQKILSNALVKSGIRKHGTPHDLRHSFATHLLETGTDIHFIQKLLGHQNLSTTTIYTRLANPKIAGVKSPL; encoded by the coding sequence ATGGTGAGCTTGATAGAGTTATTGCGAAGTAAATATCCGAAGTGGTTTCCGGTGTATTTGAGGAATACGGAATTAACGAAATTCTTAAATGAGAATCGGGAAGAAATAGAATGGGAGAATTTTCGGGAGTTAAGGGATTTCTATGCAAAACATGCGCAGACAAGAAAATTTATATTTAGCCAATGGGAAGTAGAAAACAAGCAGCTTTTAGATCATAAGGAGCAGTTGAAGAAGGCAAATAGAGAGTTTCCGCAGGAGAGAGAATTTAGGGATTTACTGGCTATTCGGCAGTATTCGCGAAAAACGATTAAGGCATATACGATGGCGATTCGAAGTGTGAATGAGTATATGAAAGCAACGGAGAAGATATTGATTTCACAGGCGAGTAAGGAGCAGTTACATAAATACTTTATGCATTTGACAGAGGAGAGAAAGGTTTCTGTTTCGACGGTTAGGATTGCGCGGTTTGCGATTGAATACTATCGAAGTGAAGTTGTTTGCGAGCCGGTTACACTTGATTTTGCGTATGGGCTGAGAAAGAAAGAGCATTTGCCGACTATTTTTTCCAAATGGGAAATTGCTAAAATTCTAAATGCTACCAATAATTTAAAGCATAAGTTGGTCTTGTCTCTTTTGTATTCGGCGGGGTTGCGGCTAAATGAAGTAATCCACTTAAAGGTAAAGGATATTGATTTACAGAGAAAGACAATATTTGTTCGAGAAGGAAAGGGCGGCAAAGATAGAATATCCGTTCTTTCGGAAAAGTTGATTTCGGATCTTTCTGTATTTATGGACAATCGATTGGACAAAGATATTTTGTTTCCGTCCAATCAAAAATCGGATTCAGGGAAAGAAAAGCCATTATCCGCTCGCACCGTTCAGAAGATACTTTCCAATGCGCTCGTAAAGTCTGGCATTCGTAAGCACGGCACTCCGCATGATCTGAGGCATTCCTTTGCTACACATCTTTTGGAAACTGGAACGGATATACATTTCATTCAGAAGCTTTTAGGGCATCAAAATCTTTCTACTACTACAATCTATACAAGACTCGCCAATCCCAAAATCGCAGGAGTCAAGAGTCCTTTGTGA
- a CDS encoding tetratricopeptide repeat protein, producing MNKIITIMALVVISFQNCGISKGEYDKLKRDYESVKIENEKLKNEIKEFQETPSSLLARAESEKTSKHYDEAISLLNKVLSKAPETPFAKKANEEIKNIETIKIDDSVTVLINSGDGMYEKNQFDSAIAEYGKIIENFPKSKYEIIAKARILKAQKEKANAWIDLGKGLAYRKVGFRNQMGMFTEVYGELKNSSGSDMSVAILTVSVYDADDNLLGNGPIPVNNFPNNRITNFTGMVQVQTNKISSFKIQFDSGM from the coding sequence ATGAATAAAATAATTACAATTATGGCACTTGTCGTCATATCATTTCAAAATTGTGGTATTTCCAAAGGGGAATATGATAAACTTAAAAGAGATTATGAATCGGTAAAAATAGAGAATGAGAAACTGAAAAATGAAATCAAAGAATTCCAAGAAACACCTAGTTCTTTGCTTGCCAGAGCGGAAAGTGAAAAAACTTCAAAACATTATGATGAAGCAATTAGTTTACTAAATAAGGTTTTATCTAAAGCACCTGAAACACCTTTTGCAAAAAAAGCTAATGAAGAAATAAAAAATATTGAAACTATAAAAATTGACGATTCAGTAACTGTTTTGATTAATTCTGGCGATGGAATGTATGAAAAAAATCAATTTGATAGTGCTATCGCAGAATATGGAAAGATAATTGAAAATTTTCCTAAATCGAAGTATGAAATAATTGCTAAAGCTAGAATTTTAAAAGCACAAAAAGAAAAAGCAAATGCATGGATTGATTTAGGAAAAGGATTAGCATATCGAAAGGTCGGATTTAGAAACCAAATGGGTATGTTTACTGAGGTATATGGCGAACTAAAAAATTCATCTGGCTCTGATATGTCTGTGGCTATCTTAACAGTTAGTGTGTATGATGCAGATGATAATTTACTTGGGAATGGACCTATTCCGGTTAATAATTTTCCAAATAATCGTATAACAAATTTTACTGGAATGGTTCAAGTCCAAACGAATAAGATTTCAAGTTTTAAAATTCAATTTGATAGTGGAATGTAA